Proteins encoded together in one Bosea sp. (in: a-proteobacteria) window:
- the cobF gene encoding precorrin-6A synthase (deacetylating) — MREILIIGIGAGNPEHMTLEGIAALNRADVLFIPDKGEEKAGLRALREAICARFIRKPDYRTVPVAIPRRAEAEGDYRGAVDDWHALIAARYRALFEAELEDGQTGALLVWGDPALYDSTLRLMERVAASGLALDWRVYPGISSVQVLAARHRIALNTIGAPVLITTGRRLAAGFPADQDSVVVMLDGAEAFAGIDPDGLDIFWGAYLGTADEILRAGPLSALAAEIAALRARARARHGWIMDTYLLRRRPA, encoded by the coding sequence TCGAGGGCATCGCGGCGCTGAACCGCGCCGATGTCCTGTTCATCCCCGACAAGGGTGAGGAGAAGGCGGGCCTGCGCGCCTTGCGCGAAGCCATCTGCGCCCGCTTCATCCGCAAGCCCGATTACCGCACGGTCCCGGTCGCGATCCCGCGCCGCGCCGAGGCGGAGGGCGACTATCGCGGCGCCGTCGACGACTGGCACGCGCTGATCGCGGCGCGCTACCGCGCCCTGTTCGAGGCCGAGCTCGAGGACGGGCAGACCGGCGCGCTGCTGGTCTGGGGCGATCCCGCGCTCTACGATTCGACGCTGCGCCTCATGGAGCGCGTCGCGGCGTCGGGCCTTGCCCTCGACTGGCGGGTCTATCCCGGCATCAGCAGCGTCCAGGTGCTGGCGGCGCGCCACCGCATCGCGCTCAACACCATCGGCGCGCCGGTCCTGATCACCACCGGCCGCCGGCTGGCGGCGGGCTTCCCGGCCGATCAGGACAGCGTCGTCGTCATGCTCGACGGGGCTGAGGCTTTCGCCGGGATCGACCCGGACGGACTCGACATCTTCTGGGGCGCCTATCTCGGCACGGCCGACGAGATCCTGCGCGCCGGCCCGCTTTCCGCGCTCGCGGCCGAGATCGCCGCGTTGAGGGCGCGGGCGCGCGCCCGGCACGGCTGGATCATGGACACCTATCTGCTGCGTCGCCGCCCGGCTTGA